GCCAACGTATTGCGCATATCTCATCATCCTCCAGGTCAAGCCCCATACGCAGAAGCATCACCACTGATTTTTCACCATGACCTATGGGTAGCTGTGAATAGTTGACTTCATATTCCTGGACCTCTTCCCATACCCCGATCTCATTCTTACGCTTGCGTGTGACAAGCCTGTATATATTGGCTTTACACACGTCATGCAGAAGCGATGCAAGCACAACGGCATCGACAGGCAGGCTCTTCTCAAGGTCAGGACGGCGTTTCAGCACCCCTTCACGGAGCATCATCGCGGCGTCATACACATTGAGAGAATGTTC
The sequence above is drawn from the Duncaniella freteri genome and encodes:
- a CDS encoding HD domain-containing protein, coding for MSQSEDKKQRFCELLRSTGRENIEYVIEDLDTYGFFEAPASVRNHYNHPGGLVEHSLNVYDAAMMLREGVLKRRPDLEKSLPVDAVVLASLLHDVCKANIYRLVTRKRKNEIGVWEEVQEYEVNYSQLPIGHGEKSVVMLLRMGLDLEDDEICAIRWHMGPWAVDSASIEQDKSYRQSIMNSPLLPLIHTADTVASQIFERDETIR